The sequence below is a genomic window from Sulfitobacter sp. DSM 110093.
GGGCCTCGGCGCAACAGTGGAAATTGGCAGTTTTGTTCCGCATATCCGACCTTGCTATACAAGTCAGTTTAGGGTTTCTATCCCGCCAGTTACTGGAAATTATTACAATTTTAACAAGAAAGTTGGTGGAAACCACATGCAGGTTAGTGTTCGCGACAACAACGTTGATCAAGCCCTCCGGGTTCTAAAGAAAAAACTCCAAAAGGAAGGCGTACTCCGTGAAATGAAGCTCAAGCAGCATTTCGAGAAGCCTTCCGAGAAAAACGCGCGTCAGAAAGCCGAAGCGATCCGTCGTGCCCGTAAGCTGGCACGTAAAAAGCTGGAACGCGAAGCATGAGCTAGTTCAGCACTTGATGTTGAACAAAGAGCCCCCGTTGCCCGATGGCAGCGGGGGTTTTCTCTGCCTGATGGGTGTTTTTGATATCGGCAGCCCGGCAACAGCGTTGTGACCTAAGGGTCGCCGGTCGCCCTTTCTTGAACCTCTTTCGTCAAATTGCTGCCTGATTTGCCCAGCAAACTGGACAGAATGTCAAAAGTCACGAAGTTCCGCCGCCGCAAAAACGGTTTATCATCTTTTCTGCCGGTGATTGGCTGCGCAGTCTTGCTGTCGGCGATAGTGCTGCGACCTGAAAATCAGACTGCCGTTCAGCAAGATGCCAGCAAACCGCGCATAATAAGAGGGGGAGGCGCATGGACAGACGGTAGCGCACGGAAGAGTGTTCGTCGAACACAGGAAACTTCGACTGCATCGCCCGGCGCGCAGCTTGTTGACACCGTTACCCGCATCCGGGATGGCGATACTATTGTTGTTGGCCTTATCCCGATCCGGATTGCTAATCTCGACTGTGCTGAACGCGGCAGTAAATCTGGCGATCGCGCTACGCGGCAAATCACTGGGATAGTTAAAGGTGTTCAGCTTCGCTGCACCTTGGAAGGACGGCGCAGCTATGATCGCGAAGTAGGAGTTTGTAGCTTACCTGACGGACGTGACATTGGGGAAATATTGATTGTTGGTGGCTATTGCCAGCGGTGGCGCGGATGACGCC
It includes:
- the rpsU gene encoding 30S ribosomal protein S21, which gives rise to MQVSVRDNNVDQALRVLKKKLQKEGVLREMKLKQHFEKPSEKNARQKAEAIRRARKLARKKLEREA